The Streptomyces avermitilis MA-4680 = NBRC 14893 genome contains a region encoding:
- a CDS encoding GntR family transcriptional regulator, translated as MPAERIRDHAGQGATTVAAHRRRLRADRARQLADLLRHQVLTGGFPDGTLPHEAALGADYRATRGTVRQALDLLRAEGLVERLPGVGTVVVAQKYPHGLDRLMGLAETLREHGQVSNEIRTVGPVAAPAPVAERLRVPPGADVLYIERLRRLDGLPLSLDLTYVPLDLGTALLGADLENTDVFRLLEAITGQPLGHAEITLEAVNADAHSAAVLQAPRGAAVLMLERLTHLADGRPVDLEFIRFRGDRITMSGLLHRSR; from the coding sequence ATGCCCGCCGAACGCATCCGAGACCACGCCGGCCAGGGCGCGACCACCGTCGCCGCCCACCGGCGAAGGCTGCGCGCGGACCGGGCCAGGCAACTCGCCGACCTGCTCCGTCACCAAGTGCTGACCGGCGGTTTCCCGGACGGCACCCTCCCCCACGAGGCCGCCCTCGGCGCCGACTACCGCGCCACGCGGGGCACCGTCCGCCAGGCCCTCGACCTCCTCAGGGCCGAGGGTCTCGTGGAACGGCTCCCCGGCGTCGGCACGGTCGTCGTCGCCCAGAAGTACCCGCACGGGCTCGACCGGCTGATGGGACTCGCGGAGACCCTGCGCGAACACGGCCAGGTCAGCAACGAGATCCGTACGGTCGGCCCCGTCGCCGCCCCCGCCCCGGTCGCCGAACGCCTGCGCGTACCCCCCGGCGCCGACGTCCTCTACATCGAGCGGCTGCGCCGCCTCGACGGCCTCCCCCTCTCCCTCGACCTCACCTACGTCCCGCTCGACCTCGGCACCGCCCTGCTCGGCGCCGACCTGGAGAACACCGACGTCTTCCGGCTCCTGGAAGCGATCACCGGACAGCCCCTCGGGCACGCCGAGATCACCCTGGAGGCGGTGAACGCGGACGCGCACTCGGCCGCCGTACTCCAGGCACCACGCGGCGCGGCCGTACTGATGCTGGAACGGCTCACCCACCTCGCCGACGGCCGCCCCGTCGACCTGGAGTTCATCCGCTTCCGCGGCGACCGCATCACGATGAGCGGCCTGCTGCACCGCTCCCGGTAG
- the fahA gene encoding fumarylacetoacetase, giving the protein MPPFDVPEGDPFGPHNLPYGVFSPAGSGEQADRSVGVRLGDHVLDAGAAARALGSPYASLLARPTLNALLAAGRTAWSDVRRAITAWVTVPAHQEAVAPFLHPLSSVTLHLPFEVADYVDFYASENHARNVGQIFRPDAPDPLTPNWKHLPIGYHGRSGTVVVSGTEVVRPSGQRKAPTDAAPVFGPSVRLDIEAEVGFVVGTPSPMGRSVGLGDFRDHVFGLCLLNDWSARDIQAWEYVPLGPFLGKSFATSVSAWITPLDALEDARVAPPARTYPLLPYLDDADEEPGGYDLRISVRINGHTVSEPPFSTMYWTAAQQLAHMTVNGASLRTGDLYGSGTVSGPQENQRGSLLELTWNGRDALELPDGKRTFVEDGDVVTLTAWAPGPDGTRVGLGEVTGRVVPTV; this is encoded by the coding sequence ATGCCCCCCTTCGATGTCCCCGAGGGCGATCCCTTCGGCCCGCACAATCTTCCGTACGGCGTGTTCTCCCCGGCGGGCTCCGGCGAGCAGGCCGACCGGAGCGTGGGCGTCCGGCTCGGCGACCACGTGCTCGACGCGGGCGCGGCAGCCCGCGCACTCGGCTCCCCGTACGCCTCCCTGCTGGCGCGGCCGACCCTCAACGCGCTCCTCGCGGCGGGCCGCACGGCATGGTCGGACGTGCGGCGCGCGATCACGGCGTGGGTGACGGTCCCCGCCCACCAGGAGGCCGTCGCACCGTTCCTGCATCCGCTCTCCTCGGTGACCCTGCACCTGCCCTTCGAGGTCGCCGACTACGTCGACTTCTACGCCTCCGAGAACCACGCGCGAAACGTCGGGCAGATCTTCCGCCCGGACGCGCCCGACCCCCTGACCCCCAACTGGAAGCATCTGCCGATCGGCTACCACGGCCGCTCCGGCACGGTGGTGGTGTCGGGCACGGAGGTCGTACGCCCGTCCGGCCAGCGCAAGGCCCCCACGGACGCGGCGCCCGTCTTCGGCCCTTCGGTCCGGCTGGACATCGAGGCGGAGGTCGGCTTCGTGGTGGGTACGCCGTCGCCGATGGGCCGGTCGGTGGGCCTCGGCGACTTCCGGGACCACGTCTTCGGGCTGTGCCTGTTGAACGACTGGTCGGCGCGCGACATCCAGGCCTGGGAGTACGTCCCGCTGGGCCCGTTCCTCGGCAAGTCGTTCGCCACGTCGGTGTCGGCGTGGATCACCCCACTGGACGCGCTGGAGGACGCGCGGGTGGCGCCCCCGGCGCGCACCTACCCGCTGCTGCCCTATCTGGACGACGCGGACGAGGAGCCGGGCGGCTACGACCTGCGCATCTCCGTCCGGATCAACGGTCATACGGTCTCGGAGCCGCCGTTCTCCACCATGTACTGGACGGCCGCGCAGCAGCTCGCGCACATGACGGTGAACGGGGCGTCGCTGCGGACGGGCGACCTGTACGGCTCGGGCACGGTGAGCGGCCCTCAGGAGAACCAGCGCGGCTCCCTCCTCGAGCTGACCTGGAACGGCCGGGACGCCCTCGAACTCCCCGACGGCAAGCGGACGTTCGTGGAGGACGGGGATGTCGTGACGCTGACGGCGTGGGCACCGGGGCCGGACGGGACGCGGGTGGGCCTCGGCGAGGTCACCGGCCGCGTGGTGCCGACCGTCTGA
- a CDS encoding ABC transporter permease: MTRYALRIGSLAAALATWQLLTSRNVDLWLRFSQFPTVADVARAFAGRLGGDDYWTDLTDSLTRILTGFLLAAVLGVATGVLVARSRLAEDLLGPPLEVLRPIPAIALVPVAILLFPSNEQGIVFITCTAAYFPVLVSTRHAVRALTPVWEEAVRTMGAGRWRVLGSVVLPGALPGIFGGLSVGIGVSWICVISAEMISGQYGVGYRTWQDYTVVDYPGVFVGMVTIGVLGWATSTAVEVAGRRLTRWLPRTSYVPGARVRATAPPVAPAVVTAGPKTEEEVPRDQLVR, translated from the coding sequence ATGACCCGCTATGCGCTGCGCATCGGCTCCCTGGCGGCCGCGCTCGCCACCTGGCAGCTGCTGACCAGCCGGAACGTCGACCTGTGGCTGCGCTTCTCCCAGTTCCCGACGGTCGCCGACGTGGCCCGCGCCTTCGCCGGCCGCCTCGGCGGCGACGACTACTGGACGGACCTCACCGACAGCCTCACCCGCATCCTCACCGGCTTTCTGCTGGCGGCGGTCCTGGGCGTGGCGACGGGCGTCCTGGTGGCGCGCTCCCGCCTCGCCGAGGACCTCCTCGGCCCCCCGCTGGAAGTGCTCCGCCCGATCCCGGCGATCGCGCTGGTCCCGGTCGCGATCCTGCTCTTCCCCTCCAACGAACAGGGCATCGTCTTCATCACCTGCACAGCCGCGTACTTCCCGGTGCTGGTCTCCACCCGGCACGCCGTGCGCGCCCTGACTCCGGTGTGGGAGGAGGCGGTTCGCACCATGGGCGCCGGACGGTGGCGGGTCCTCGGCTCGGTCGTCCTGCCGGGCGCGCTGCCCGGCATCTTCGGCGGCCTCTCGGTCGGCATCGGCGTCTCGTGGATCTGTGTGATCTCCGCCGAGATGATCTCCGGCCAGTACGGCGTCGGCTACCGCACCTGGCAGGACTACACGGTCGTGGACTACCCCGGGGTGTTCGTCGGCATGGTGACGATCGGAGTACTGGGCTGGGCGACATCCACCGCCGTGGAGGTCGCGGGCCGCCGGCTGACGCGCTGGCTGCCCCGTACGTCGTACGTCCCCGGCGCACGCGTACGCGCCACCGCACCACCCGTCGCGCCCGCCGTCGTCACCGCCGGTCCGAAGACCGAGGAGGAGGTGCCCCGTGACCAGCTTGTCCGCTGA
- a CDS encoding ABC transporter ATP-binding protein, whose amino-acid sequence MTSLSADPGAGLGAKSETGAEAAPGAASGAGLVLRSATLGRPGTPALSGVDLEVAPGEILTVVGPSGCGKSTLLRTFAGLLPALAGTVEQDGRPLTSPGAERALVFQEDALLPWRTLRANVELPLSIRGVRRPARREQAAAWLARVGLAAQHRQLPHHVSGGQRQRVQLARALAGRPRALLMDEPFGALDAQTRAGMQDLLVEVLHGTGATVVFVTHDVDEALFLGDRVALLGAGRLLGVRDVPRPRDRSAHDDPARHALRREVLTSLGP is encoded by the coding sequence GTGACCAGCTTGTCCGCTGATCCCGGAGCCGGACTCGGAGCCAAGAGCGAGACCGGGGCCGAAGCCGCGCCCGGAGCCGCGTCCGGAGCCGGGCTCGTCCTGCGCTCGGCCACGCTCGGCCGCCCGGGCACCCCCGCGCTCAGCGGGGTGGACCTCGAGGTGGCCCCCGGCGAGATCCTCACCGTCGTCGGGCCCTCCGGCTGCGGCAAGTCGACCCTGCTGCGCACCTTCGCCGGGCTGCTGCCCGCCCTCGCCGGAACCGTGGAACAGGACGGCCGCCCCCTCACCTCCCCCGGCGCCGAACGCGCGCTGGTCTTCCAGGAGGACGCCCTGCTCCCCTGGCGCACCCTGCGCGCGAACGTGGAACTCCCCTTGTCCATACGGGGTGTCCGGCGTCCCGCGCGACGGGAACAGGCCGCGGCCTGGCTCGCCCGCGTCGGACTCGCCGCACAGCACCGACAACTGCCGCACCACGTGTCCGGCGGCCAGCGCCAACGTGTCCAGCTCGCCCGCGCCCTGGCCGGCCGGCCCCGCGCCCTCCTCATGGACGAACCCTTCGGCGCCCTCGACGCCCAGACCCGGGCCGGCATGCAGGACCTCCTCGTCGAGGTGCTGCACGGCACCGGCGCCACCGTCGTCTTCGTCACCCACGACGTGGACGAAGCCCTGTTCCTGGGCGACCGCGTGGCCCTGCTCGGCGCGGGCCGCCTCCTCGGCGTACGGGACGTGCCGCGCCCCCGCGACCGCTCGGCCCACGACGACCCGGCGCGGCACGCCCTGCGGCGCGAGGTCCTCACGTCACTCGGCCCCTGA
- a CDS encoding fumarate reductase/succinate dehydrogenase flavoprotein subunit: MEIPALTDAEELSCDVLVIGGGTAGTMAALTAAEHGADVLLLEKAHVRHSGALAMGMDGVNNAVIPGRAEPDDYVAEITRANDGIVDQSTVRQTATRGFAMVQRLESYGVKFEKDEHGEYAVRQVHRSGSYVLPMPEGKDVKKVLYRQLRRREMRERIRIENRVMPVRVLTAEGRAVGAAGFNTRTGQFVSVRAGAVILATGACGRLGLPASGYLYGTYENPTNAGDGYAMAYHAGAELTGIECFQINPLIKDYNGPACAYVANPFGGYQVNRHGERFVDSDYWSGQMMAEFAAEVASDRGPVYLKLSHLPEESITALESILHTTERPTRGTFHSGRGHDYRTHDIEMHISEIGLCGGHSASGVRVDEHARTTVPRLYAAGDLACVPHNYMIGAFVFGDLAGADASRFRAYEGELPAGQLHEAHELIYRPLRHPDGPPQPQVEYKLRRFVNDYVAPPKSGARLSLALESFERMRADIAAMGARTPHELMRCAEVTFIRDCAEMAARASLARTESRWGLYHDRTDHPARDDASWFHHLDLHKSPSGSMEFTARPVAPYLVPVDEFTPTGGASRHLGEVHPEGVATAGARETAPMASPPEPLTTGITDTPGITGTTGTTGITGEDESGASEVTSPRLLELLALAEEDADLATVAPYLADPEPAVRRTAVTILTETVPPGTGPALATALADLHPAVRTTAAASLRELVETLTPEPALGEPLTRAVTHDDPVVRAAALDVLRALRMGDTGLFAAALADTEAAVRIEAVRALVSVDADRALLLAAADPSREVRVAVAKALATLGSKHPAGPTAADSTDDGVLAALDRLTGDTDALVRAAAFEALAATGCPPLLTARAVAARSDAAWQVRSGAATALSAAAADAAVPALSKSLADPNADVRKAAVLALVRHAESEGPGSPDARAALATATTDSDADVRAYASRAL; encoded by the coding sequence GTGGAGATCCCCGCCCTCACCGACGCCGAAGAACTCAGCTGCGACGTCCTCGTCATCGGCGGCGGCACGGCCGGCACGATGGCCGCGCTGACGGCCGCCGAACACGGCGCGGACGTCCTCCTGCTGGAGAAGGCGCACGTCCGCCACTCCGGCGCCCTCGCCATGGGCATGGACGGCGTCAACAACGCCGTCATCCCCGGCCGCGCCGAACCCGACGACTACGTCGCCGAGATCACCCGCGCCAACGACGGCATCGTCGACCAGTCCACCGTCCGCCAGACCGCCACCCGCGGCTTCGCGATGGTGCAGCGGCTGGAGTCGTACGGCGTGAAGTTCGAGAAGGACGAACACGGCGAGTACGCGGTCCGCCAGGTCCACCGCTCCGGTTCGTACGTCCTGCCGATGCCCGAGGGCAAGGACGTCAAGAAGGTCCTGTACCGGCAGCTGCGGCGGCGCGAGATGCGCGAACGCATCCGCATCGAGAACCGTGTGATGCCGGTGCGCGTACTGACGGCCGAGGGGCGCGCCGTGGGGGCGGCGGGCTTCAACACCCGTACGGGACAGTTCGTCTCCGTCCGGGCGGGCGCCGTGATCCTGGCGACGGGAGCCTGCGGCCGGCTCGGTCTGCCCGCCTCCGGCTATCTGTACGGCACGTACGAGAACCCGACGAACGCGGGCGACGGCTACGCGATGGCGTACCACGCGGGCGCCGAACTGACCGGCATCGAGTGCTTCCAGATCAACCCGCTGATCAAGGACTACAACGGGCCGGCCTGCGCCTACGTCGCCAACCCCTTCGGCGGCTACCAGGTCAACCGGCACGGCGAACGCTTCGTCGACTCCGACTACTGGTCGGGCCAGATGATGGCGGAGTTCGCGGCCGAGGTCGCCTCCGACCGGGGACCGGTCTACCTCAAGCTGAGCCACCTCCCGGAGGAGTCGATCACCGCGCTGGAGTCGATCCTGCACACCACGGAACGCCCCACGCGCGGCACCTTCCACTCCGGCCGGGGACACGACTACCGCACCCACGACATCGAGATGCACATCTCCGAAATCGGCCTGTGCGGCGGCCACTCGGCCTCCGGCGTACGTGTCGACGAGCACGCCCGCACGACCGTGCCGCGCCTGTACGCCGCCGGCGACCTGGCCTGCGTCCCGCACAACTACATGATCGGCGCATTCGTCTTCGGCGACCTGGCGGGCGCGGACGCGTCCCGGTTCCGGGCGTACGAGGGCGAGCTGCCCGCCGGCCAACTCCACGAGGCCCACGAGCTGATCTACCGCCCACTGCGCCACCCGGACGGCCCGCCGCAGCCCCAGGTCGAGTACAAACTCCGCCGCTTCGTGAACGACTACGTGGCCCCGCCCAAGTCCGGCGCCCGCCTGTCCCTGGCCCTGGAGTCCTTCGAGCGGATGCGCGCGGACATCGCCGCGATGGGCGCCCGCACCCCGCACGAACTGATGCGCTGCGCCGAAGTCACCTTCATCCGCGACTGCGCGGAAATGGCGGCCCGCGCCTCTCTCGCCCGCACGGAGTCCCGCTGGGGCCTGTACCACGACCGCACGGACCACCCGGCCCGCGACGACGCGTCCTGGTTCCACCACCTCGACCTGCACAAGTCCCCCTCCGGCTCCATGGAGTTCACGGCCCGACCCGTGGCCCCGTACCTGGTCCCGGTCGACGAATTCACCCCGACCGGGGGCGCCTCGCGCCATCTGGGCGAGGTGCACCCGGAGGGAGTGGCCACGGCGGGGGCCCGGGAGACGGCACCGATGGCCTCACCGCCGGAGCCCCTCACGACCGGGATAACGGACACCCCCGGGATCACGGGGACCACAGGGACCACGGGGATCACCGGCGAGGACGAGAGTGGCGCGAGCGAGGTCACCTCGCCCCGGCTGCTCGAACTCCTCGCCCTCGCGGAGGAAGACGCCGACCTCGCGACCGTCGCACCGTACTTGGCGGACCCCGAACCCGCCGTCCGCCGAACGGCCGTCACGATCCTCACCGAAACCGTGCCGCCCGGCACGGGCCCGGCGCTCGCCACCGCGCTCGCCGACCTCCACCCCGCCGTACGCACCACCGCCGCGGCCTCCCTCCGTGAACTCGTCGAGACCCTCACCCCCGAACCGGCCCTGGGCGAACCCCTCACCCGCGCCGTCACCCACGACGATCCCGTCGTCCGTGCCGCCGCCCTCGACGTGCTGCGAGCCCTGCGGATGGGAGACACCGGCCTCTTCGCCGCCGCGCTGGCCGACACCGAGGCCGCGGTCCGCATCGAAGCGGTACGGGCACTGGTCTCCGTCGACGCGGACCGGGCGCTGCTCCTCGCCGCGGCCGACCCCTCCCGGGAGGTCCGCGTCGCCGTCGCCAAAGCCCTGGCCACCCTGGGCTCGAAGCACCCCGCCGGCCCCACCGCAGCGGACTCCACCGACGACGGTGTCCTGGCCGCCCTCGACCGGCTCACGGGAGACACCGACGCACTCGTCCGCGCCGCCGCCTTCGAGGCGCTGGCCGCCACCGGGTGCCCGCCGCTGCTGACCGCCCGGGCCGTCGCCGCCCGGTCCGACGCCGCCTGGCAGGTCCGCTCCGGCGCCGCCACCGCACTGTCCGCGGCGGCCGCCGACGCTGCCGTGCCCGCCCTGTCCAAGTCGCTCGCCGACCCGAACGCCGACGTCCGCAAGGCGGCGGTACTGGCGTTGGTCCGCCACGCGGAATCCGAGGGACCCGGCTCCCCCGACGCCCGCGCGGCCCTCGCCACCGCCACCACCGACTCCGACGCGGACGTCAGGGCGTACGCGTCACGCGCCCTGTGA
- a CDS encoding FAD-dependent oxidoreductase produces MIQPVAVIGAGPFGLSTAAHLRARGIPVRVFGDPMVSWRDHMPAGMLLKSTPAASTIDAPQRGHRLVDYCDAAGIARLVTDEDIIPVETFIGYGRWFQEQLVPGLEQVRVVSVDRKAGGGFELKLDSGELFTARAVVVATGLSGLAHLPAELAGAAVDGPTPTGPVSHSSQHHDLSRFAGKELVVVGAGQSALETAALAAEAGAHVRVVSRGRGRVSFGAPPWKQPRLRPESPFGRAWSLWALSYYPHPYRYLPAEARHYLVRRVLGPLGAWWLRDRFEGKVEVREVASVARAHASEGSPVLTLRTHGGRTQELPADHVIAATGYRVDIAAMDFLGHELRTELVVSRGTPKLGAGFRSSVPGLYFTGLPAAASYGPVMRFVCGTEFASPRLAKHLAGAHG; encoded by the coding sequence GTGATTCAACCGGTAGCAGTCATCGGTGCCGGGCCGTTCGGCCTGTCCACCGCGGCCCATCTGAGGGCGCGCGGTATCCCGGTCCGCGTCTTCGGTGATCCCATGGTGAGCTGGCGCGACCACATGCCCGCCGGAATGCTGCTGAAGTCGACTCCGGCGGCATCCACCATCGACGCCCCCCAACGCGGCCACCGCCTCGTCGACTACTGCGACGCGGCCGGCATCGCCCGGCTCGTCACGGACGAGGACATCATCCCCGTGGAGACATTCATCGGGTACGGGCGGTGGTTCCAGGAGCAGCTGGTGCCCGGCCTGGAGCAGGTGCGGGTCGTCTCGGTGGACCGCAAGGCGGGCGGTGGCTTCGAACTCAAGCTGGACTCGGGTGAGTTGTTCACCGCGCGGGCGGTCGTGGTGGCGACGGGCCTGTCCGGGCTGGCCCATCTGCCCGCCGAACTCGCGGGAGCGGCCGTGGACGGCCCCACCCCCACCGGCCCGGTCTCGCACAGCTCCCAGCACCACGACCTGAGCCGGTTCGCGGGCAAGGAACTCGTGGTCGTCGGCGCGGGCCAGTCCGCGCTGGAGACCGCCGCGCTGGCCGCCGAGGCGGGTGCGCACGTGCGCGTGGTCTCCCGGGGCCGGGGCAGGGTGTCCTTCGGCGCGCCGCCGTGGAAGCAGCCGAGGCTGCGCCCCGAGTCGCCCTTCGGCCGCGCCTGGTCGCTGTGGGCGCTGAGCTACTACCCCCACCCGTACCGGTATCTGCCCGCCGAGGCCCGCCACTACCTGGTACGCCGGGTGCTCGGCCCGCTCGGCGCATGGTGGCTGCGGGACCGCTTCGAGGGCAAGGTGGAGGTGCGTGAGGTGGCGTCCGTCGCCCGCGCCCACGCGTCCGAGGGATCACCGGTCCTCACACTCCGGACACACGGCGGCCGTACGCAGGAGCTGCCGGCCGACCATGTCATCGCGGCGACCGGCTACCGCGTCGACATCGCCGCGATGGACTTCCTCGGGCACGAGCTGCGCACGGAACTGGTGGTGAGCCGGGGCACGCCGAAACTGGGCGCGGGGTTCCGGTCGTCCGTGCCGGGCCTGTACTTCACGGGCCTGCCGGCCGCGGCGTCGTACGGACCGGTGATGCGCTTCGTGTGCGGTACCGAGTTCGCGTCCCCGCGCCTGGCGAAGCACCTGGCGGGGGCGCACGGCTGA
- a CDS encoding 4Fe-4S dicluster domain-containing protein, translating to MPLAPQRADVPVTIDESKCIDGCTLCVDMCPLDSLAIDESNGKAYMHVDECWYCGPCAARCPTGAVTVNMPYLLR from the coding sequence ATGCCCTTGGCGCCCCAGCGGGCCGACGTGCCCGTGACCATCGACGAGTCGAAGTGCATCGACGGCTGCACGCTCTGCGTGGACATGTGCCCGCTGGACTCCCTCGCCATCGACGAGAGCAACGGCAAGGCGTACATGCACGTCGACGAGTGCTGGTACTGCGGCCCGTGCGCGGCCCGCTGTCCCACCGGCGCGGTCACGGTCAACATGCCCTATCTGCTCCGGTGA
- a CDS encoding ABC transporter substrate-binding protein: protein MKRTTVAVAAGALLLPLTGCGGDTRAGSGDTVTVTVGYQSKTINTVTAGTLLRSLGSFERELNSLGDGVTYKVKWQDYATGAPITAQMTAGKIDIGSMGDFPLLINAARGTQLGKPTHLVSVTGYNLRGGLNTIVTAPNSHLASLKDLRGKKVSTSIGSAADGTLVRALRRAGIDPDKGIEKLNQQPAVGASALSAGSADALSQFVAWPGLLAYQGKAKALYDGAELNLPTFHGVTAREDFAKRRPAVLQAFLKAQAEATDYLNDHPVTAAEKVAEATGLPAEVVYLYNGAHGIATFDPALKPRLISALKQDVSVLKSAKLIGNVDVDAFVDDRYAKKALGSSYTAGLTAAPAPAASEVWPKGATRTRSFATPTALLRHLAAHRDGIRAAYVPDATTGTPWFADKAVWVADGDRLLPFVAPATARAYVAGHQGARTVSYAAALARAAS, encoded by the coding sequence ATGAAACGCACGACAGTTGCAGTAGCGGCGGGTGCCCTTCTCCTCCCGCTGACCGGCTGCGGCGGTGACACGCGGGCCGGCTCCGGCGACACGGTCACCGTCACCGTCGGCTACCAGTCCAAGACCATCAACACCGTCACCGCGGGCACCCTGCTCCGCTCGCTCGGCTCCTTCGAGCGGGAGCTGAACTCCCTGGGCGACGGCGTCACCTACAAGGTGAAGTGGCAGGACTACGCCACCGGCGCCCCCATCACCGCCCAGATGACCGCCGGGAAGATCGACATCGGCTCGATGGGCGACTTCCCCCTGCTGATCAACGCGGCCCGCGGCACGCAGCTCGGCAAGCCCACCCACCTGGTCTCGGTCACCGGCTACAACCTGCGCGGCGGCCTCAACACCATCGTCACCGCGCCGAACTCGCACCTCGCGTCCCTCAAGGACCTGCGCGGCAAAAAGGTGTCGACGAGCATCGGCTCGGCGGCCGACGGCACCCTCGTACGCGCCCTGCGGCGCGCCGGAATCGACCCGGACAAGGGCATCGAGAAGCTCAACCAGCAGCCCGCGGTAGGTGCTTCGGCACTCTCCGCGGGCAGCGCGGACGCCCTCTCCCAGTTCGTCGCCTGGCCGGGCCTGCTCGCCTACCAGGGCAAGGCCAAGGCCCTGTACGACGGCGCGGAACTGAACCTGCCGACGTTCCACGGGGTCACGGCCCGCGAGGACTTCGCCAAGCGCCGCCCCGCCGTACTCCAAGCCTTCCTGAAGGCCCAGGCAGAGGCGACGGACTATCTGAACGACCACCCCGTCACCGCCGCCGAGAAGGTCGCCGAAGCCACCGGCCTGCCCGCCGAGGTCGTCTACCTCTACAACGGCGCGCACGGCATCGCCACCTTCGACCCGGCGCTGAAGCCGCGGCTGATCTCGGCGCTCAAGCAGGACGTGTCGGTCCTGAAGTCGGCGAAACTGATCGGAAATGTCGACGTGGACGCCTTTGTCGACGACCGGTACGCGAAGAAGGCGCTCGGCTCGTCGTACACCGCGGGACTCACCGCGGCGCCCGCCCCGGCCGCGAGCGAGGTCTGGCCGAAGGGCGCCACCCGGACCCGTTCCTTCGCCACCCCGACCGCGCTGCTGCGCCATCTGGCCGCACATCGTGACGGCATCCGCGCCGCGTACGTCCCCGACGCCACCACCGGCACCCCGTGGTTCGCGGACAAGGCGGTGTGGGTGGCGGACGGCGACCGGCTGCTCCCGTTCGTCGCACCGGCCACCGCTCGGGCGTACGTCGCCGGGCACCAGGGCGCGCGCACCGTCTCGTACGCCGCGGCGCTGGCCCGGGCGGCCTCATGA
- a CDS encoding ATP-grasp domain-containing protein, with protein sequence MARSTGSVPFDADRDVPGLIVKFGDYPLHHGGVGAIRSLGRLGIPMYAMTEDRYTPAAASRYLRRAFVWPTTGTEEPERLVEGLLRIGHLIGRPAVLIPTDEEAAVLIAEHQEALADRGRFLFPRVDAKLPRRLASKQGLHELCVEHGIPSPAAAFPQSYDDIVRFAEKARFPLVAKNREAFVRRSRPAVNGTTRIATREGLLTLARDWGDHPGVILQEYLPREEAEDWIVHAYFDADSTPLAMFTGVKVRSWPPHAGMTANAYVVDNPELADLAARFIKQIGFSGVIDLDLRFDRRDGQYKLLDFNPRMGAQFRLFENESGVDVVRAMHLDLTGRTVPEGEQRAGHRYIVENIDLPALLAYRRSGYTTPHAPARASGTELAWLAGDDLRPFFTMLARFVRPGAKHLYQLWRTNRRGGTNSSTAK encoded by the coding sequence GTGGCCAGAAGCACCGGCAGCGTGCCGTTCGACGCGGACCGTGACGTGCCGGGGCTGATCGTCAAGTTCGGCGACTACCCGCTGCATCACGGCGGTGTGGGCGCCATCCGCAGCCTGGGACGGCTCGGCATACCGATGTATGCGATGACCGAAGACCGTTACACGCCCGCGGCGGCCTCGCGCTATCTGCGCCGCGCCTTCGTCTGGCCGACCACCGGAACGGAGGAACCGGAACGGCTCGTGGAAGGGCTGCTGCGCATCGGGCACCTGATCGGCCGTCCGGCCGTCCTCATCCCGACCGACGAAGAGGCGGCCGTCCTGATCGCCGAGCACCAGGAGGCACTGGCCGACCGGGGCCGCTTCCTCTTCCCGCGGGTCGACGCCAAGCTCCCGCGCCGGCTCGCCAGCAAACAGGGGCTGCACGAACTGTGCGTGGAGCACGGCATCCCCAGCCCGGCGGCCGCCTTCCCGCAGTCGTACGACGACATCGTGCGCTTCGCCGAGAAGGCCCGCTTCCCGCTCGTGGCCAAGAACCGCGAAGCGTTCGTCCGCCGGTCCCGGCCCGCGGTGAACGGCACGACGCGGATCGCCACCCGCGAGGGACTGCTCACGCTCGCCCGCGACTGGGGCGACCACCCCGGAGTGATCCTCCAGGAGTACCTGCCGAGAGAGGAGGCCGAAGACTGGATCGTGCACGCCTACTTCGACGCGGACTCGACCCCGCTCGCCATGTTCACCGGCGTGAAGGTCCGCTCCTGGCCGCCGCACGCCGGGATGACGGCGAACGCGTACGTCGTGGACAATCCGGAACTCGCCGACCTCGCCGCGCGTTTCATCAAGCAGATCGGCTTCAGCGGCGTCATCGACCTCGACCTGCGCTTCGACCGGCGCGACGGCCAGTACAAGCTCCTCGACTTCAACCCACGGATGGGCGCCCAGTTCCGCCTCTTCGAGAACGAGTCGGGGGTGGACGTCGTCCGCGCCATGCACCTCGACCTGACCGGGCGCACGGTTCCGGAGGGGGAACAGCGCGCCGGCCACCGCTACATCGTGGAGAACATCGACCTGCCGGCCCTGCTCGCCTACCGCCGCAGCGGCTATACGACGCCGCACGCGCCGGCCCGCGCGAGCGGTACGGAGCTGGCCTGGCTCGCGGGTGACGACCTGCGGCCGTTCTTCACGATGCTCGCGCGCTTCGTGCGGCCGGGCGCGAAGCACCTGTATCAGCTGTGGCGGACCAACCGCCGCGGCGGCACCAACAGTTCCACTGCGAAGTAG